One part of the Lycium ferocissimum isolate CSIRO_LF1 chromosome 8, AGI_CSIRO_Lferr_CH_V1, whole genome shotgun sequence genome encodes these proteins:
- the LOC132067752 gene encoding uncharacterized protein LOC132067752 gives MYVTRPLSYYLKNPDALSLPPEGPNSGYLVIQDEESETYCCFGLCKNYDILDFPFPQNKKLSVRYESVTGDTMIVSSDDVMFIPVLNKPLSSNQYYAIKPHGKHKGQAFTCSTEEDKQTCCFCRCIRDVKPKPLDPEEAYQQFEICLYDTGCNAKGNFFAKSLAPDGFPPYFLRRKGWHLLAETPKNFELNDDAVGLNVELRQQLPEFNFTSSFKSSEVVVVGKWYCPFVFIKDGTVLKEQMKRSMFYEMTLEQRWEQFFTCQNDNINEGNSVLVDVALDTEVVLIAGTTKATWDDKNIIEGVIWFRNYDKDGNEVTSLGLRREIVQRMKWEQERAGWQNQGRIKKVEQYKEISTKWKRFSCYVLVERFVLRRMDRSLVMTYDFKHIDKVKSIWE, from the exons ATGTATGTAACAAGGCCTCTTTCTTACTACCTAAAGAATCCAGATGCACTTTCATTACCTCCTGAAGGTCCAAATTCAGGTTACTTAGTGATTCAAGATGAAGAATCTGAAACTTATTGCTGTTTTGGACTTTGCAAAAATTATGATATCTTAGACTTCCCTTTCCCTCAGAACAAGAAGCTGTCCGTTCGATACGAATCGGTTACTGGTGATACCATGATAGTTAGCAGCGACGATGTAATGTTCATTCCAGTTCTTAATAAGCCATTGTCTTCCAATCAATATTATGCTATCAAGCCTCATGGAAAACACAAGGG ACAAGCATTTACATGTTCAACGGAGGAAGACAAGCAAACCTGTTGTTTCTGCAGATGCATACGAGACGTTAAACCGAAGCCATTAGATCCAGAGGAGGCATATCAGCAGTTTGAGATATGTCTATATGATACAGGTTGCAATGCCAAAGGTAACTTTTTTGCTAAGTCTCTTGCACCAGATGGTTTTCCACCGTACTTTCTGAGGCGAAAAGGCTGGCATCTTCTTGCTGAAACTCCTAAAAATTTTGAACTAAATGATGATGCTGTAGGCCTCAATGTTGAGTTGAGGCAACAACTTCCAGAGTTCAATTTCACATCATCTTTTAAGAGTTCCGAAGTCGTCGTTGTGGGGAAATGGTATTGTCCTTTCGTATTTATCAAAGATGGAACAGTACTTAAAGAACAGATGAAGAGATCGATGTTCTACGAAATGACGCTTGAGCAGAGATGGGAGCAGTTTTTTACTTGTCAAAATGACAACATTAATGAAGGGAACTCAGTACTTGTGGATGTTGCTCTTGACACAGAAGTTGTCCTGATTGCCGGAACTACTAAAGCAACATGGGATGATAAAAATATCATTGAAGGCGTAATATGGTTTAGAAACTACGATAAAGATGGAAATGAAGTAACAAGTTTGGGATTAAGACGAGAAATAGTTCAAAGAATGAAATGGGAGCAAGAAAGAGCTGGATGGCAAAATCAAGGGAGGATAAAAAAAGTAGAACAATACAAAGAAATTAGTACTAAATGGAAAAGATTCAGTTGCTATGTTTTGGTTGAGAGGTTTGTATTGAGAAGAATGGATAGAAGCTTGGTGATGACTTATGATTTCAAGCACATTGACAAGGTTAAGAGCATATGGGAGTGA
- the LOC132066197 gene encoding F-box protein At3g07870-like has translation MDAKNHKLNSSKLLDVPLNVSNPMLCFKCDYKRKIRMNEVTIMDLPRVIMVEILSRLPIKSIFCCKTVCKLWYHLLTSDPLFLKLYHTSNFPCILFSDDDSITSLLELKADYDYKSQPLNRPIVLSPKFHLPPLKLKPQVLIGSCNGFVCLLDGSTYDEKHSVYINNPLLGEYFKLKLPEWEKSLRNVAYGFCYSEASGQYKVLRLVFRKLLDHPIISELEVYTLGVDENWRNVGQVPCPVWYHFGKVYVNGALHWLADEKNESIYSFDIGTEKLKSLPPPPCLKTQWWLTLAELGNCLFLTDSNIDRQCVDIWWMKQYGIAESWTKDCILMDSLPPGMGRYSLEMILIWKDGEILMQNGRRLASYNPKEKKSKEVNVYNSGTVATRYIPSFHSLKTVMGNNFQVSNVYSKTQII, from the coding sequence ATGGACGCTAAGAACCATAAACTTAATAGCTCTAAGCTTTTGGATGTTCCTCTCAATGTCTCAAACCCAATGCTATGCTTCAAATGTGATTACAAACGGAAGATAAGAATGAATGAAGTCACCATAATGGACCTTCCAAGGGTTATTATGGTGGAAATACTTTCAAGATTGCCAATCAAGTCCATTTTCTGCTGTAAGACTGTTTGTAAACTGTGGTATCATCTTTTAACTTCTGACCCTttatttcttaagttgtatcaCACGTCTAACTTTCCCTGCATTTTGTTCTCGGATGATGACTCTATCACTTCCCTTCTTGAACTCAAAGCAGATTATGATTATAAGTCTCAACCCCTAAACAGACCCATTGTGTTGAGCCCTAAGTTTCACCTCCCTCCACTGAAATTGAAACCACAAGTGTTAATTGGCTCATGTAATGGGTTCGTTTGTTTGTTGGATGGTTCGACGTATGATGAAAAACATTCGGTTTACATTAATAATCCTCTTTTGGGTGAGTATTTCAAACTTAAATTGCCTGAATGGGAGAAAAGTCTTcgtaatgttgcttatggatttTGCTATAGTGAAGCCTCTGGACAGTATAAAGTATTGAGATTAGTATTCAGAAAGCTTTTGGATCATCCTATAATATCAGAATTGGAGGTTTATACTCTTGGAGTTGATGAGAACTGGAGAAATGTGGGCCAAGTTCCGTGCCCTGTATGGTATCATTTTGGGAAGGTTTATGTCAATGGTGCTCTTCATTGGCTGgctgatgaaaaaaatgaaagcatTTACTCCTTCGATATTGGGACAGAAAAGCTAAAGTCCTTGCCACCTCCACCTTGTCTGAAAACTCAATGGTGGTTGACGCTAGCAGAGTTGGGGAATTGTCTATTCTTGACTGATAGTAATATTGACAGACAGTGTGTTGATATCTGGTGGATGAAACAATATGGGATTGCTGAATCTTGGACTAAAGATTGCATTTTGATGGATTCTCTTCCGCCTGGTATGGGTAGATATAGTTTAGAAatgatattaatttggaaaGATGGAGAAATCTTGATGCAAAATGGCAGACGACTAGCTTCTTACaacccaaaagaaaagaagagtaaGGAGGTCAATGTTTACAATAGTGGCACTGTAGCGACTAGGTATATTCCAAGTTTTCACTCACTCAAGACCGTCATGGGGAAcaactttcaagtttcaaatgtTTATTCGAAGACTCAGATAATTTAG
- the LOC132066770 gene encoding uncharacterized protein LOC132066770 — protein MYVTRPLSYYQKNPDALSLPPEGPNSGYLVIQDEESETYCCFGHCKNHDLMDLPFPQNKKLTVRYETSNGENQIILRDGVMFVPALNKPLSCNQYYAIKPHGKSKGRAFACSKEEDKRNYCFCRCIRDVKTKPIDPEDAYQQFEICLYNTGCSAKGSFFAKSIAPDGFPPRFLRRRGWHLCARTPKNYELNDDARGINTKLRQQLPEFNLTPSCKSSEVVVVGKWYCPFVFIKDGTILKEQMERSMFYEMTLEQRWEQFFTCQNDNINEGNSVLVDVALDPEVVLIAGTDKATWDDNNVIQGVIWFRSYDKDANEVTSLGLRQEIVQRMKWEQERAGWQNQGRIKQVEQNRENRTNWKRFSCYTLVEKFVLRRMDRSLVMTYDFKHIDKAKSIWE, from the exons ATGTATGTGACAAGGCCTCTTTCTTACTACCAAAAGAATCCGGATGCACTCTCATTACCTCCTGAAGGTCCAAATTCAGGTTACTTAGTGATTCAAGATGAGGAATCTGAAACTTATTGTTGTTTTGGACATTGCAAAAATCATGATCTGATGGACTTGCCTTTCCCTCAGAACAAGAAACTGACCGTTCGATACGAAACTAGTAATGGTGAGAACCAGATTATTCTCAGGGATGGTGTAATGTTCGTTCCAGCTCTTAATAAACCATTGTCTTGCAATCAGTATTATGCTATCAAGCCTCATGGAAAGAGCAAAGG ACGAGCATTTGCTTGTTCAAAGGAGGAAGACAAGAGAAACTATTGTTTCTGCAGATGTATACGAGACGTTAAAACGAAGCCAATAGATCCAGAGGATGCATATCAGCAATTTGAGATCTGTCTATATAATACAGGTTGCAGTGCTAAAGGTAGCTTTTTTGCCAAGTCTATTGCACCTGATGGTTTCCCACCGCGATTTCTAAGGCGAAGAGGTTGGCATCTTTGTGCTAGAACTCCTAAAAACTACGAATTAAATGATGATGCTCGAGGCATCAATACTAAGTTGAGGCAACAACTTCCTGAGTTCAATTTGACACCCTCTTGTAAGAGTTCTGAAGTTGTTGTTGTGGGGAAATGGTATTGTCCTTTCGTGTTTATCAAAGACGGAACAATACTTAAAGAACAGATGGAGAGATCAATGTTCTATGAAATGACGCTTGAGCAGAGATGGGAGCAATTTTTTACTTGTCAAAATGACAACATTAATGAAGGGAATTCAGTACTTGTGGATGTTGCACTTGACCCAGAAGTTGTCCTCATTGCCGGAACTGATAAAGCAACATGGGATGATAACAATGTCATCCAAGGAGTAATATGGTTTAGAAGCTATGATAAGGATGCAAATGAAGTTACAAGTTTGGGATTGAGACAAGAAATAGTTCAaagaatgaagtgggaacaaGAAAGAGCTGGATGGCAAAATCAAGGGAGGATTAAACAAGTTGAACAAAACAGAGAAAATAGGACTAATTGGAAAAGATTTAGTTGCTATACTTTGGTTGAGAAGTTTGTGTTGAGGAGAATGGATAGAAGCTTGGTGATGACTTATGATTTCAAGCACATTGACAAGGCTAAGAGCATATGGGAGTGA